The following proteins are encoded in a genomic region of Amycolatopsis sulphurea:
- a CDS encoding GNAT family N-acetyltransferase codes for MSAAEVRPASPSDAAEIARIQRIAWRAAYTDLLGAEALDGLDLESTWAETIDYPGSAVYLATEGSFTVGYCVAGPAPEDEAATADGSLPDDARATALIASLVVEPRWGRRGHAGRLLATAAKNLRADGLTRGITWVAQSDHATLGFYRRAGWAPDGTVRTLDTGRGTLREVRLTGTLELELTR; via the coding sequence GTGAGTGCCGCCGAAGTCCGTCCCGCGAGCCCGTCCGACGCCGCGGAGATCGCCCGTATCCAGCGCATCGCCTGGCGGGCCGCCTACACCGACCTGCTCGGCGCCGAAGCCCTCGACGGCCTCGACCTGGAAAGCACCTGGGCGGAGACGATCGACTACCCGGGCTCAGCGGTGTACTTGGCCACTGAGGGCTCCTTCACGGTCGGCTACTGCGTCGCAGGCCCGGCCCCGGAGGACGAAGCAGCCACGGCGGACGGCAGCCTGCCCGACGACGCCCGCGCGACCGCCCTGATCGCTTCGCTCGTCGTCGAACCACGCTGGGGCCGCCGTGGCCACGCGGGACGGCTGCTGGCCACCGCCGCGAAGAACCTGCGCGCGGACGGACTGACGCGCGGCATCACCTGGGTCGCACAGTCCGACCACGCGACGCTCGGGTTCTACCGACGGGCCGGCTGGGCGCCTGACGGCACCGTACGCACTCTCGACACCGGCCGTGGCACGCTTCGCGAAGTACGCCTCACCGGCACACTCGAACTCGAACTCACGCGCTGA
- a CDS encoding winged helix-turn-helix domain-containing protein, producing MQTTSPSLSLSAARRTALAAQGFADPRPASAPTRRHLTRVLSRVQLLQLDSVNVAVRAHYMPVFSRLGAYEPALVDDAAWEHRARRPRLLVESWAHEASLLPVEDWPLLRSGAKRDGWWRHYAKVVEAAPELIEDILAVVKEQGPIGAGAIEKALESESAGRGPGAWWERSVVKKVCEYLFGLGELSTGTRRSFERLYDLTERVVPPEILARRMSVEEGARGLLERSARALGVGTETDLRDYYRLGPDVARRAVAELVEAGTLEPVRVEGWRALAYRHVAARTPRAVAGRALLCPFDPLIWERSRTERLFGFRYRIEIYVPEPKREYGYYVFPFLLDGSLAARVDLKSDRAAGVLRVPGAFGEPGADVRRVTAELAGELRSMAEWLGLDAVEVGTRGDLAEPLRRAVS from the coding sequence ATGCAGACGACCAGCCCGTCACTCAGCCTTTCCGCCGCGCGCCGCACCGCGCTGGCCGCACAGGGGTTCGCCGATCCGCGGCCGGCCTCCGCCCCGACCCGGCGGCACCTGACCAGGGTGTTGTCGCGAGTCCAGCTGCTGCAGCTCGACTCGGTCAACGTCGCGGTCCGCGCGCACTACATGCCGGTGTTCTCGCGGCTCGGTGCCTACGAGCCGGCCCTCGTCGACGACGCTGCCTGGGAGCATCGCGCCCGCCGTCCGCGGCTGCTCGTGGAGTCGTGGGCGCACGAGGCGAGCCTGCTGCCGGTCGAAGACTGGCCACTGCTGCGCTCGGGCGCGAAGCGGGACGGCTGGTGGCGGCACTACGCGAAGGTCGTGGAGGCCGCGCCGGAGCTGATCGAGGACATCCTGGCGGTGGTGAAGGAGCAGGGTCCGATCGGCGCCGGCGCGATCGAGAAGGCGCTGGAGAGCGAGTCGGCCGGGCGGGGGCCGGGTGCCTGGTGGGAGCGCTCGGTGGTCAAGAAGGTCTGCGAGTACCTGTTCGGCCTCGGTGAGTTGTCGACCGGCACGCGGCGGTCGTTCGAACGGCTGTACGACCTCACCGAACGGGTGGTGCCGCCGGAGATCCTGGCCCGGCGGATGAGCGTCGAGGAGGGTGCGCGAGGCTTGCTCGAACGGTCCGCGCGGGCGCTGGGCGTCGGCACCGAAACGGACCTGCGCGACTACTACCGCCTCGGTCCGGACGTGGCCCGCCGGGCGGTGGCCGAACTCGTCGAAGCGGGCACCCTGGAACCCGTCCGGGTCGAAGGCTGGCGCGCTCTCGCCTACCGGCACGTGGCCGCGCGCACTCCCCGCGCCGTGGCCGGGCGGGCGCTGCTGTGCCCGTTCGACCCGCTGATCTGGGAACGCAGCCGGACCGAGCGGCTGTTCGGTTTCCGGTACCGCATCGAGATCTACGTCCCCGAGCCGAAGCGAGAATACGGGTACTACGTGTTCCCGTTCCTGCTCGACGGCTCGCTCGCCGCCCGGGTGGACCTCAAATCCGACCGCGCCGCAGGGGTTCTGCGCGTCCCCGGCGCGTTCGGCGAACCGGGCGCCGACGTCCGCCGGGTGACCGCCGAGCTGGCCGGTGAGTTGCGGTCGATGGCGGAGTGGCTTGGTCTGGACGCCGTCGAGGTGGGGACGCGAGGTGATCTGGCGGAACCGTTGCGGCGTGCGGTTTCCTGA
- a CDS encoding GtrA family protein encodes MTDVRFADRFAGLCAAVVRILPFGLSRVVAPSFLGFAVINGCTFGVDLLLLTLFRSGLGLPLWLAISLSYALAFGLSFVLNRALNFRSHAPVGRQAVLYAVAVVINYAAFLLGVGTGLSALGVQYHLSRIIAGACEGVFMYSVMRWVVFVKREDPVSA; translated from the coding sequence GTGACCGACGTGCGTTTCGCCGATCGCTTCGCCGGACTCTGCGCTGCGGTCGTCCGGATCCTGCCCTTCGGGCTTTCCCGGGTCGTCGCGCCGAGCTTCCTCGGCTTCGCGGTGATCAACGGTTGTACCTTCGGCGTCGACCTGCTACTGCTCACCCTGTTCCGCAGCGGCCTCGGGTTGCCGCTGTGGCTGGCCATCAGCCTGTCGTACGCGCTGGCGTTCGGGTTGAGCTTCGTGCTCAACCGCGCGCTGAACTTCCGTTCCCACGCCCCTGTCGGGCGCCAGGCTGTGCTCTACGCGGTGGCAGTCGTCATCAACTACGCGGCGTTCCTGCTGGGCGTGGGCACAGGGTTGTCCGCGCTGGGAGTGCAGTACCACCTGTCGCGCATCATCGCCGGGGCGTGCGAGGGCGTGTTCATGTATTCGGTGATGCGCTGGGTCGTGTTCGTGAAGCGCGAGGATCCGGTCAGCGCGTGA